The following coding sequences lie in one Halorarum halophilum genomic window:
- a CDS encoding VOC family protein produces the protein MEYDHADPEHAGRLHHVELYASDLDASVDFWGWLLGELGYEPKNEWDAGRSWVNGPTYVVLARADESDLPFDRRAAGLNHLAFHAASREQVDELTAGVRERDDASVLYEDRHPFAGGYYALYCEDPEGLKVEVVGPE, from the coding sequence ATGGAGTACGACCACGCCGACCCCGAGCATGCGGGACGGCTCCACCACGTCGAACTGTACGCGTCGGACCTCGACGCGTCGGTCGACTTCTGGGGGTGGCTGCTCGGCGAACTCGGCTACGAACCCAAGAACGAGTGGGACGCCGGCCGCTCGTGGGTCAACGGACCGACGTACGTCGTGCTCGCGCGGGCCGACGAGTCGGATCTCCCCTTCGACCGGCGGGCCGCCGGGCTGAACCACCTCGCGTTCCACGCCGCCTCGCGCGAGCAGGTCGACGAACTCACCGCGGGCGTCCGCGAGCGCGACGACGCGTCGGTGCTGTACGAGGATCGCCACCCGTTCGCCGGCGGCTACTACGCCCTCTACTGTGAGGACCCGGAGGGCCTCAAGGTCGAAGTGGTCGGACCAGAGTGA
- the gcvT gene encoding glycine cleavage system aminomethyltransferase GcvT gives MILRKPPLRDVHAERGASFTEFGGWDMPVEFDSIRAEHEAVREAAGVFDVSHMGEIEVVGPDATALMQRLTTNDVTALAPGDAQYSAICREDGVMLDDTVVYRLPDEDGEDAYLLIPNAGHDEETYDRWVAHRDDADLDAEVRNATEDWAMFAVQGPDAPDLVADEADADVLDLSKFTATFTDVAGVECWVARTGYTGEDGFELLCPWDDAETVWSAFADACQPCGLGARDTLRIEYGFLLSGQDFHPDDEPHTPYEAGIGFVVDLDTEFVGRDALAEQTDAGVEESFVGIELRERGVARHGYDVTDEDGAVVGRVTSGTMSPTLGKPVALGYLRTDLTEPGTAVDVVVRGEPKRAEVVATPFE, from the coding sequence ATGATCCTACGGAAGCCGCCATTGCGCGATGTCCACGCCGAACGCGGCGCGTCGTTCACCGAGTTCGGCGGCTGGGACATGCCGGTGGAGTTCGACTCCATCAGGGCGGAGCACGAGGCCGTGCGCGAGGCGGCCGGCGTCTTCGACGTCTCCCACATGGGCGAGATCGAGGTCGTCGGGCCGGACGCCACGGCGCTGATGCAACGGCTCACCACCAACGACGTCACCGCGCTCGCCCCGGGCGACGCGCAGTACTCGGCCATCTGCCGCGAGGACGGCGTCATGCTGGACGACACGGTCGTCTACCGGTTGCCCGACGAGGACGGGGAGGACGCGTACCTGCTCATCCCGAACGCTGGGCACGACGAGGAGACGTACGACCGCTGGGTCGCCCACCGCGACGACGCCGACCTCGACGCCGAGGTCCGCAACGCCACCGAGGACTGGGCGATGTTCGCCGTGCAGGGACCCGACGCGCCGGACCTGGTCGCGGACGAGGCCGACGCGGACGTGCTCGACCTCTCGAAGTTCACGGCGACGTTCACCGATGTCGCCGGGGTCGAGTGCTGGGTGGCCCGCACGGGCTACACCGGCGAAGACGGCTTCGAACTGCTGTGCCCGTGGGACGACGCCGAGACGGTCTGGTCGGCGTTCGCCGACGCCTGCCAGCCGTGCGGGCTCGGCGCGCGCGATACGCTCCGCATCGAGTACGGGTTCCTGCTCTCGGGGCAGGACTTCCACCCGGACGACGAGCCGCACACGCCGTACGAGGCCGGCATCGGCTTCGTCGTGGACCTCGACACGGAGTTCGTCGGCCGGGACGCGCTCGCCGAGCAGACGGACGCCGGCGTCGAGGAGTCGTTCGTCGGCATCGAACTCCGGGAGCGCGGCGTCGCCCGTCACGGCTACGACGTGACCGACGAGGACGGCGCCGTCGTCGGCCGAGTGACCAGCGGCACGATGAGCCCGACCCTCGGCAAGCCCGTCGCGCTCGGCTACCTCCGGACCGACCTCACCGAGCCCGGCACGGCCGTCGACGTCGTCGTCCGGGGCGAGCCGAAGCGCGCGGAAGTAGTGGCCACGCCGTTCGAGTGA
- the gcvH gene encoding glycine cleavage system protein GcvH, which translates to MSFDVPDGNRYRESHEWISTEAPHRVGITDFAQDELGDVVFVELPDVGDTVEAGEEFGVVESIKAVSDLYAPVSGEVTAVNEDLFDRPELVNEEPFGDGWMLEVEPSDEDDLDALLPPEDYRDQIE; encoded by the coding sequence ATGAGCTTCGACGTACCCGACGGAAACCGCTACCGCGAGTCGCACGAGTGGATCTCGACCGAGGCGCCCCACCGCGTCGGCATCACCGACTTCGCCCAGGACGAACTCGGCGACGTCGTGTTCGTCGAACTGCCAGACGTCGGCGACACGGTCGAGGCCGGCGAAGAGTTCGGCGTCGTCGAGTCCATCAAGGCCGTCTCGGACCTGTACGCTCCCGTCAGTGGCGAGGTGACGGCCGTCAACGAGGACCTGTTCGACCGGCCGGAACTGGTGAACGAGGAGCCGTTCGGCGACGGCTGGATGCTGGAGGTCGAACCCTCGGACGAGGACGACCTCGACGCGCTCCTCCCTCCGGAGGACTACCGGGACCAAATCGAGTAA